The proteins below are encoded in one region of Nilaparvata lugens isolate BPH chromosome X, ASM1435652v1, whole genome shotgun sequence:
- the LOC120354696 gene encoding uncharacterized protein LOC120354696 — translation MSEDERKKWRCFHVCKNSKSAKGSTSSGNLTTSDNLDEQDIRTLLQLLNTKLTNIETTVNSVQSSQEFLSAKYDELLVEIKELRTENKKLTSEIAKMNAQLREKDNHINDLSMKINDLEQYGRINNLEIHCLEVTDKSPLDDLKHIADKINVKFNESDVSAAHRLPIRKSTKNSTVNSPPVLIVQFVSKIVRAEWLTNGRAAKLTNKDLGNSSDRSIYFNENLTAFNKRLFMQAKLRAKPLGYKYVWTSQGRILVRKEPQAQVIRIKVESDLDRII, via the coding sequence ATGTCGGAGGATGAACGAAAAAAGTGGCGTTGCTTCCATGTATGCAAGAATTCGAAAAGCGCTAAAGGGAGCACATCTTCAGGTAACTTAACTACTAGCGATAATCTTGATGAGCAGGACATTCGTACACTCCTCCAACTATTGAACACTAAATTGACCAACATTGAAACTACAGTGAATTCTGTTCAGTCGAGTCAGGAGTTTTTGTCCGCTAAATATGATGAACTACTTGTAGAAATAAAAGAGCTACgtactgaaaataaaaaactgaCAAGTGAAATAGCCAAAATGAACGCACAATTACGGGAAAAGGATAATCACATCAACGATCTCAGCATGAAAATTAATGACCTTGAACAATACGGTAGAATAAATAACTTGGAGATTCACTGTCTTGAAGTAACTGATAAGTCTCCTCTCGATGATCTAAAACACATAGCTGATAAGATAAACGTGAAATTTAATGAAAGTGATGTGAGTGCTGCGCACAGATTGCCAATCAGGAAATCCACCAAAAACTCAACAGTGAATTCTCCACCTGTGCTGATTGTGcaatttgtctcaaaaattgtccGAGCTGAATGGCTCACCAACGGACGAGCAGCAAAACTTACTAATAAAGATCTGGGAAACTCGTCTGATAGGTCTATTTACTTCAATGAAAATCTCACAGCGTTTAATAAAAGATTATTCATGCAAGCTAAGTTACGAGCAAAACCACTTGGCTACAAATATGTATGGACCTCTCAGGGTAGAATACTAGTAAGAAAAGAGCCCCAGGCACAAGTGATCCGTATTAAGGTTGAATCAGATCTCGATAGAATCATCTGA